The stretch of DNA CTCGGCAGACAGGAGGACTGGGAGCAGCCCCCCGGACGCAGTGACGGAAGAGGTAAGACTTGGCTCCGCCGTCATGACGAATATGATCATTCCGAAGAGTCAGGCTCCTGTTGCCATCCGGAAAAGAATAATTCGTAAACAAAGTATTGAGAGCTGGAGAGGTAAAAATCATTGAATCATATACTTTTCATTGCTATTCCCTAATAAGGAACAGCGCCAATATTGTAGCATATAAGGACTGGTAATAAATTTTACACATAAGGAGATAAAACTATGACAAAAAACAAATTACTAAGAATGGACAATGTCGGCATCGCTGTAGAATCCCTTGATAACGCAATCTCTTTCTTCGAGGAGATTGGCTTGAACCTTGAAGGGAGAACCACTGTCGAAGGTGAATGGGCTGGACGTGTAACCGGACTGGGGTCTCAATGCGTGGAGATTGCTATGATGGTTACCCCAGATGGCCACAGCCGACTTGAACTTTCGCGATATCTCACCCCGCCTACTACATCAGATCACCGGACTGCTCCTGTAAACGCACTCGGTTATCTACGCGTCATGTTCATTGTTGAAGACATTGACGAAATGGTGGCCAGACTTACTAAGTATGGTGCCCATCTCGTAGGCGAAGTGGTTCAGTACGAGAACTCGTATCGGCTCTGCTACATTCTTGGAACCGAGGGACTTTTAATCGGTTTGGCGGAACAACTCGGTAATAAATAAGTGAGTGACGTTATAAATAGCCTTTACTGAAATGTTATATGCCAATCCACCTCGATTTGAAAAAAATCCTTATTCAATAAAAGGGCTCAGTTGTTGATTAAGGGATACGCCTCAATCGGGCCATTATGTTGAATAAAGGAAGGAAATTATTATAAGAAAATAGAACTTAATCAGAGGATATTATTTTTTCATTGGTTGAGAAGTATATTTAACAACTGAGTAACGGGGGAATGGTAATGAATTTTGGAAATGAGTATTTGAAAGTTGTCCGAGAAAGGTTTAAAAGTGTTAAAGACCTTGGGGATAAGACAATAAATCAATTATCAGAAGAAGATATTCGTTGGATCTTAAATGAAGAATCGAATAGTGTTGCAGTTATTGTTAAACATTTAAGTGGAAATAT from Oceanobacillus iheyensis HTE831 encodes:
- a CDS encoding VOC family protein, translating into MTKNKLLRMDNVGIAVESLDNAISFFEEIGLNLEGRTTVEGEWAGRVTGLGSQCVEIAMMVTPDGHSRLELSRYLTPPTTSDHRTAPVNALGYLRVMFIVEDIDEMVARLTKYGAHLVGEVVQYENSYRLCYILGTEGLLIGLAEQLGNK